The window GCTGAAATCCTTTCGTGGACGGACGGTGATCTTTTGAAGAAGCGCTTGGACATCTTGCCGCTCGATCCGCTCCGGCAGATATTGCTCGGGTAGGACCTGATCATCCAAAAGGGCCACCGCCATCATATATTGCAAGCTGTGATCGGCCTGCTCTTTGTTTTGAACGACCGTTTTGTCCCCCTCCTCGCCGCCGCCGATGATTTTGTGCGCGACGTCGAAGATCTCGATCTCGATCCGTTCCACATCGGCCGGAGAGAAAGGGTCCTCCCGCTTGAGCTCCAAAATCCCTTCAATCGCCGATTGGGAATGAATCTCGGCGTTGTACTTCTTGATGATGGTACGCGTCACCCGTTCGAGATCTTCTCTCGACCAATCGATCTCAAACCGTCCCGCGATGCTCTCCATGAATCCCTTGTTTCCCTCGAAAACCTCCAAAGGACCGGTGATCCCGCGCATCGCCAAGAAGGCCGCGTGGGTTGCGCCGAAGGCGGTGTTCGGATAGGCCAGCCCCTTCCAATGGGAGAGGAGCCCCGTCCGGGTCACCCGAAGCGCGTTGAAGGCGGTTCCGCTGACGGCGACGGCATGCGCGGTCCGGGTCGGATCGAGACCGAGCGCCCGGGCCACTCCCGCCGCGGCGGCGTAGGACCCCTGCGTGGTATGATCGAACCCCTTGTCCCGGACGGGGGCGACGTCGCTTAAGCGACACTGAACCTGGTAGGCGACCGCCAGGGCCGCGAGGAGATCTTTGCCCGATCGATCCGAATACTCGGCGGCGGCCAGGACCGACCCGAGGTTGTCGCTCGGATGACAGGTTTCCCCCTTTGCCAGATAGCTGTCGTTGAAGTCGAGGTAGCGGACCAGGGCGCTGTTGTAGAAAGCGGCCCGATCGGGGGCGTTCCGCCCGCCGCCGACGAGGGTGCAGCGCTCGGCGCCGCCGAAGTCTTCCAGATGCGCCCGGATAAGCCGGATCGGCTCCCCATCGAGCGCCCCGATGGCGCAGCCGATCGAGTCGAGGATGCGGATCTTCAGCGCCTGACGGGCGGCATCGGAGAGGTTTTCGTAGGATGCATTGACGACGAATGAAGCGAGCTGTTCGACAAGGGTCATGGACGTCTCCCCTATTTTGAGAAGGATGCCGAGTGTGGCTTACCTCTAGCGTAAGGAATAGATGAGGGAGGTGTCAAGGAGGGCGATTGACTCTCCGGCCGTTCGTCTGTACACTCCTTCTTCGAAATGAAAAAGAAGGAGTCGCTAAAAGGAAAAAGGTCGAATCCACTTTTATGGATTGTGCTTCTGGCGGGAGCGGCCGCCGGTCTCTATCTGTTTTACCCGCTCCGTTCGGAAGCGCCCGTCCAAGCGGAGCGGCGTGAGGCCGAGAGCGCTCCCCCTGCTCCATTCAAACCGGTCCCGGCCAAACCGGTCCCGGCTCAATTTCCGGTCCGCGGAGCGCCGTCGGCGCCGGTGACAATCGAGGAGTTCTCCGACTTTCAATGTCCCTTCTGCGCCCGGAGCGTTTCAACCGTCAAGCGGATTCTCGAAGAGTACCCCGGCGAGGTCCGATGGATCTTCCGCCACTTCCCGGTCTTTGAGTCTCATCCGGACGCCCCGGCGATCCACATGGTTGCGATGGCCGCCGGCGAACAGGGCCGCTTCTGGGAGATGCACGACCTTCTCTTTGAAAACCGGGACCGCGTCGCCCGAGACGACATTTTCGGCTATGCCCGCCGGCTGAATCTCGACATGGCGCGGTTTGAGGCCTCCCTGGGCGATCGGAGTCTTATCACTCGGATGGAGGCCGATTATAACGAAGCGATCGAACGGGGGGTCCGGGCGACGCCGACCTTCTTCATCAACGGGCGCAAGGTGGAAGGGGCGATCCCCTATTCCCTCTTCAAACGAGAGGTCGAAACGGCCCTCGCCGCCGTAAAGGGAGCCGTGAAACCCTAATGCGGATGAATCCTTAGAGACGTCCCGGCGGGACGTCTCTACGCCTACGCCGCCTCTTCGTATTCCTCCATCTCTTGATAGTCGGAGAAAAGCTCGATCATTCCTTGATTAAAAATCGGGATATCTTTCGGAAAGCGGCTGCTGATCCAGTTGTCGTCATGCACCAGCGGCAGGTCCCACCAGCGTCCTCCGGCGTTGCGGATGTCGTCCTGGAGGGTGTAGTAGCCGGTTAACGTTCGGCCGTTGACCAGCCCCGCCGAGACAAGCAGCCACGGCGCGTGGCAGATAAAAGCGATCGGCTTGTTGGCCGCTTCGATCTTCCTTACGAACTCCTGCGCCTTCGGCTCCATCCGTAAAGCGTCGGCATTGATCGCCCCGCCGGGCAAAAGAACCGCATCATAATCATCGGGGTTCGACTGATCGAGCGTCTGATCGACATTGAAGCGGTCGGCCTTCTCATCGTGATTCATCCCCTGGACCTGGCCGGGATGGGGCGCAATGATGCTCGTACTCGCCCCGGCCTCCTCCAGCGCCTTCTTCGGCTCCGTTAACTCCACCTGCTCGAAATCATCGGTCACCAGAATCGCAACCCGCAGTCCCTCCAATCTGATATTCTCTGCCATGACGAACCTCCTTTCTATTAGAACAAACTTAGTCTTTTCCCCGGCGGCCTGTCTATTTGCCGCAAAGAGTTAACTCTTTCGAGTATGAATTTCTTCAATCTCCTCCAGATCCAATTCGCCGGC of the Candidatus Manganitrophus noduliformans genome contains:
- a CDS encoding type 1 glutamine amidotransferase domain-containing protein, producing the protein MAENIRLEGLRVAILVTDDFEQVELTEPKKALEEAGASTSIIAPHPGQVQGMNHDEKADRFNVDQTLDQSNPDDYDAVLLPGGAINADALRMEPKAQEFVRKIEAANKPIAFICHAPWLLVSAGLVNGRTLTGYYTLQDDIRNAGGRWWDLPLVHDDNWISSRFPKDIPIFNQGMIELFSDYQEMEEYEEAA
- a CDS encoding thioredoxin domain-containing protein, which gives rise to MLLAGAAAGLYLFYPLRSEAPVQAERREAESAPPAPFKPVPAKPVPAQFPVRGAPSAPVTIEEFSDFQCPFCARSVSTVKRILEEYPGEVRWIFRHFPVFESHPDAPAIHMVAMAAGEQGRFWEMHDLLFENRDRVARDDIFGYARRLNLDMARFEASLGDRSLITRMEADYNEAIERGVRATPTFFINGRKVEGAIPYSLFKREVETALAAVKGAVKP
- a CDS encoding MmgE/PrpD family protein, giving the protein MTLVEQLASFVVNASYENLSDAARQALKIRILDSIGCAIGALDGEPIRLIRAHLEDFGGAERCTLVGGGRNAPDRAAFYNSALVRYLDFNDSYLAKGETCHPSDNLGSVLAAAEYSDRSGKDLLAALAVAYQVQCRLSDVAPVRDKGFDHTTQGSYAAAAGVARALGLDPTRTAHAVAVSGTAFNALRVTRTGLLSHWKGLAYPNTAFGATHAAFLAMRGITGPLEVFEGNKGFMESIAGRFEIDWSREDLERVTRTIIKKYNAEIHSQSAIEGILELKREDPFSPADVERIEIEIFDVAHKIIGGGEEGDKTVVQNKEQADHSLQYMMAVALLDDQVLPEQYLPERIERQDVQALLQKITVRPRKDFSERFPDEMPCRLTVSLRDGRTLIKEKRDYEGFYTRPMQWETVSRKFEQLSKRYADASLRRDIREAVSRIEEIQSRDLMRLLSRVQFSTDLKAAS